Proteins from a genomic interval of Odocoileus virginianus isolate 20LAN1187 ecotype Illinois unplaced genomic scaffold, Ovbor_1.2 Unplaced_Contig_20, whole genome shotgun sequence:
- the LOC110127341 gene encoding olfactory receptor 6B9 has protein sequence MWKENITHISEFVLVGFPTYPWLQVLLFFLFLITYLFVLLENVVIILTVWVTGSLHKPMYYFLGTMSFLETWYISVTVPKMLAGLLLCPNTISFLGCMTQLYFFMSLACTECVLLAAMAYDRYVAICWPLRYPVMMTTEFCVQLTISSWLSGFTVSMAKVYFISQVSFCGNNILNHFFCDVSPILKLACMDSSVAEMVDFVLAIIILVFPLSATVLSYAFIVSAILHIPSATGQRKAFSTCASHLIVVVIFYTAVIFMYVRPRAIASFNSNKLISAIYAVFTPMLNPIIYCLRNKEVKNAIRKTMASGQALFLRDSLC, from the coding sequence ATGTGGAAGGAAAATATCACTCATATTAGTGAATTTGTCCTGGTGGGCTTCCCTACTTACCCTTGGCTGCAAgttctgcttttcttcctcttcctcatcacCTACCTGTTTGTGCTGTTGGAGAATGTAGTCATCATCCTCACTGTATGGGTAACTGGATCCTTGCACAAGCCCATGTATTACTTTCTGGGCACCATGTCCTTTCTGGAGACCTGGTATATATCTGTCACAGTCCCCAAGATGCTGGCTGGACTCCTGCTTTGTCCCAATACCATCTCCTTCTTGGGATGCATGACCCAGCTCTATTTCTTCATGTCACTTGCCTGTACTGAGTGTGTGCTCTTGGCTGCCATGGCCTATGACCGTTATGTGGCTATATGTTGGCCTCTTCGCTATCCGGTTATGATGACCACAGAATTTTGTGTTCAGCTAACCATCAGTTCCTGGCTGAGTGGCTTTACTGTCTCCATGGCAAAAGTATACTTCATCTCCCAAGTTTCCTTCTGTGGTAATAATATCTTGAACCATTTTTTCTGTGATGTTTCCCCCATCCTCAAACTGGCCTGCATGGACTCATCTGTGGCAGAGATGGTAGACTTTGTGCTAGCCATCATCATCCTTGTATTTCCTCTCTCAGCCACTGTCCTTTCCTATGCCTTCATTGTCTCTGCCATCCTGCACATTCCTTCAGCCACTGGGCAGCGGAAGGCCTTCTCTACCTGTGCTTCTCACCTTATAGTGGTAGTCATCTTCTACACAGCCGTGATCTTCATGTATGTCCGACCTCGGGCCATTGCTTCATTCAATTCTAACAAATTGATCTCAGCCATATATGCAGTCTTTACTCCCATGCTCAACCCTATCATCTACTGCCTGAGGAACAAGGAGGTCAAAAATGCCATCAGAAAAACCATGGCAAGTGGCCAAGCCCTTTTCTTGAGAGATTCTCTTTGCTGA